Proteins from one Gimesia maris genomic window:
- a CDS encoding 2-oxo acid dehydrogenase subunit E2 produces MATEFKLPEVSEGVETADVGQISVAVGDTVEQGQVLMDIETDKAVVQLESPYSGTIEELKVSEGDSVSIGAVLLLINESNGDASAPAKEEKSAETKAEEPVAEEPETAQKEQSVEEESKEKPRQESKSASQPATAPVRPADTDSSGNKAPVPAGPATRKLARKLGVDLYQVSGSGPGGRVTQEDVEDYVKNLIANGGPSSGGGGIAVPPLPDFTQFGEVERKKLNKLSRVSAKNLSLSWQVIPHVTQHDLADITDLETARKLFISKPNYSGPKVTMTALAMKAIAIALHEYPSFNSSFDSQTDEIVYKNYINIGVAVDTENGLVVPVVKDVDKKNIITIANEMNALAIKARDRRLEMNDMQGGTFTITNLGGLGGTSFTPIVNYPEVAILGMSRSRHEFQLLNDSPVPRLMLPLSLSYDHRVINGADAARFIVRLSSLLSDPFNLLVDC; encoded by the coding sequence ATGGCTACTGAATTTAAACTTCCTGAAGTGAGTGAGGGTGTCGAGACAGCAGATGTCGGGCAAATCTCCGTCGCAGTAGGCGATACAGTGGAGCAGGGACAGGTTCTGATGGACATCGAAACCGACAAGGCGGTGGTCCAGCTGGAATCGCCTTACTCAGGGACCATTGAAGAGCTCAAAGTTTCTGAAGGCGATTCGGTATCGATTGGTGCCGTTTTACTGTTGATCAATGAATCCAACGGTGATGCATCCGCTCCTGCCAAAGAAGAAAAATCGGCAGAAACCAAGGCTGAAGAACCGGTAGCAGAAGAGCCAGAGACGGCCCAGAAAGAACAGTCGGTTGAGGAAGAATCGAAGGAGAAGCCCAGACAGGAAAGCAAGTCGGCCTCCCAGCCGGCAACGGCTCCAGTGCGGCCAGCGGATACAGATTCATCGGGTAATAAAGCACCTGTTCCCGCCGGACCTGCGACCCGCAAACTGGCACGTAAGCTGGGCGTCGATCTGTATCAGGTCAGTGGCTCAGGTCCCGGTGGACGTGTTACTCAGGAAGACGTCGAAGACTACGTCAAAAACCTGATTGCCAATGGTGGACCTTCCAGCGGTGGCGGTGGAATCGCCGTACCTCCGCTGCCGGACTTCACTCAGTTTGGAGAAGTCGAACGCAAGAAACTCAACAAACTGTCGCGTGTCTCTGCCAAAAACCTCAGTCTGTCCTGGCAGGTCATTCCGCACGTCACTCAACATGACCTGGCGGATATCACTGACCTCGAAACTGCGCGAAAACTCTTTATCTCCAAGCCCAATTATTCGGGTCCCAAAGTTACGATGACCGCGCTGGCCATGAAAGCCATCGCTATCGCTCTGCACGAATATCCGAGTTTTAACTCCAGCTTCGATTCGCAGACCGATGAAATTGTCTACAAGAACTACATCAACATCGGTGTCGCCGTTGATACCGAAAATGGACTGGTTGTCCCTGTCGTGAAAGATGTTGACAAGAAAAACATCATCACCATTGCCAACGAAATGAATGCGCTGGCTATCAAAGCGCGTGATCGCAGACTCGAAATGAATGACATGCAGGGCGGAACCTTTACCATCACCAACCTGGGTGGACTTGGTGGAACGTCCTTTACGCCAATCGTCAATTATCCTGAAGTCGCCATCCTGGGTATGTCACGTTCGCGACATGAATTCCAACTGCTGAATGATAGTCCTGTTCCCCGCCTGATGCTGCCTCTGTCGTTGTCCTACGACCACCGGGTCATCAACGGTGCAGACGCTGCTCGATTCATCGTGCGTCTTTCCAGTTTGCTCTCTGATCCGTTCAATCTGCTGGTTGACTGCTGA
- a CDS encoding dihydroorotate dehydrogenase electron transfer subunit, with product MTESSQFSNCATPQYLSARVVEQERMAQDTYRLRLECPEVAQVILPGQFFMVREPGVNDPLLGRPFALYDTCLDENGTAIGLDFGYVVVGKLTSRMTHWQPGDRVEIWGPLGNGFPYPGSGSLVMVAGGIGQTPFLATARQALGLRKYGQPEQTLSALPERVSLLYGARSKEYLAGLDDFQLEGLDVSVATDDGSYGHQGFVTELLQQQIESDSPPATVFCCGPEPMMEAVSRITSQAGISCWLSLETPMACGFGACFSCVAKVRISDDEWDYRRTCVEGPVFNAESLIF from the coding sequence ATGACAGAGTCTTCACAATTCAGCAATTGTGCAACTCCCCAGTATCTTTCAGCCCGTGTGGTTGAGCAGGAACGCATGGCGCAGGACACATATCGATTGCGTCTTGAATGTCCTGAAGTGGCTCAAGTGATATTACCCGGTCAGTTTTTCATGGTGCGGGAACCGGGAGTCAATGATCCACTGCTGGGACGGCCTTTCGCGTTGTATGATACCTGTCTGGATGAAAACGGAACGGCAATCGGACTCGATTTTGGTTACGTCGTCGTTGGAAAACTGACGTCGCGGATGACGCACTGGCAACCCGGAGATCGAGTCGAAATCTGGGGACCTCTGGGAAATGGGTTTCCATACCCGGGCAGTGGTTCACTGGTCATGGTAGCAGGTGGAATCGGGCAGACCCCGTTTCTGGCTACGGCGCGGCAGGCATTGGGTCTGCGGAAATACGGTCAACCCGAGCAGACACTGTCTGCACTGCCGGAGCGTGTGAGCCTGCTATACGGCGCGCGTTCAAAAGAGTACCTGGCAGGTCTGGATGATTTTCAGTTGGAGGGACTGGATGTTTCAGTGGCAACCGACGATGGTTCGTATGGGCATCAAGGCTTTGTGACCGAACTCTTACAACAGCAAATCGAAAGCGATTCACCGCCAGCAACTGTTTTCTGTTGCGGACCGGAGCCGATGATGGAAGCGGTCAGCAGAATTACTTCGCAGGCGGGAATTTCCTGCTGGCTGTCTCTGGAGACTCCGATGGCGTGTGGCTTTGGTGCCTGCTTCAGTTGCGTGGCGAAAGTCCGGATCAGCGATGATGAGTGGGATTATCGGCGGACTTGTGTTGAAGGACCGGTTTTCAATGCAGAATCGCTGATATTTTAG
- a CDS encoding serine/threonine protein kinase: MGSEQHAGAKTPALATLIPEEFKKEAGKFCPHAGVVSRGSGMFQEQGRLLLLSRLRMASLLLALASLAFLIRGLWLGEFDDSHGQEMLILDSIVTGILFVVSGVLWLKPCMCLWRLRICEAITFGTPAAFFIWWHFCELCACDPVLLGKVAFAFPLRTVFPWMILIYTYGFFIPNSLRGVISVVSLMVISPIAGAMMTGMQVPQVSEVLYSGGLSEMIILLLIAASTAVYGSHRVGSLRREAFDAKSIGMYTLRKQVGSGGMGEVYLAEHRLLKRPCAIKLIRRDKVDDENVLLRFESEVQATAGLTHPNTIEIYDYGHTEEGTFYYVMEFLPGLNLQEIVERFGVLPPARVVYLLKQVCSALAEAHHKGLIHRDIKPGNIFSAERGGLYDVAKLLDFGLVKDNRSNVDSLNLTMEGAVVGSPLYTSPEAVTGDGTPDPRSDIYSLGASAYYLLTGKPVFDGENALKVIFAHASQVVIPPTSINPQIPEELEAFILKCLEKKPEDRYQSAEELSAALKTLPVDDWTQEQAIEWWSEAEHLVQLEPDVEYASDYMKATTILPVNA; encoded by the coding sequence ATGGGTTCTGAACAACACGCGGGGGCGAAGACTCCGGCTTTAGCTACATTGATACCCGAGGAATTCAAAAAAGAGGCGGGCAAGTTCTGTCCGCATGCCGGTGTCGTATCACGTGGTTCCGGTATGTTTCAGGAGCAGGGACGACTCCTGCTGCTGAGTCGACTGAGAATGGCATCTCTATTGCTGGCTCTGGCTTCTCTGGCGTTTCTGATACGAGGATTGTGGCTGGGTGAGTTTGACGACTCGCATGGTCAGGAAATGCTGATTCTGGATTCGATCGTGACGGGAATTCTGTTTGTCGTCTCGGGGGTTCTCTGGTTGAAACCCTGTATGTGTTTGTGGCGTTTGAGGATTTGCGAGGCAATTACTTTCGGCACACCTGCTGCCTTTTTTATCTGGTGGCATTTCTGTGAACTGTGCGCCTGTGATCCCGTACTGCTGGGCAAGGTGGCGTTTGCGTTTCCGTTGCGTACGGTATTCCCCTGGATGATCCTGATCTATACCTACGGGTTTTTCATTCCCAACTCCCTGCGGGGGGTGATCTCTGTGGTAAGTCTGATGGTGATCAGCCCGATTGCCGGAGCTATGATGACCGGGATGCAGGTGCCCCAGGTTTCGGAAGTGCTCTACTCAGGCGGATTGTCTGAGATGATCATTCTGCTGTTGATCGCTGCCAGTACCGCCGTCTATGGATCACATCGTGTGGGCAGTTTGAGACGTGAAGCGTTCGACGCGAAAAGCATCGGTATGTACACATTGCGCAAACAGGTTGGCAGTGGGGGGATGGGAGAAGTCTATCTTGCAGAACATCGTCTGCTGAAACGCCCGTGTGCGATTAAACTGATTCGGCGGGATAAAGTGGACGATGAAAACGTCCTGTTGCGGTTTGAGAGTGAAGTACAGGCGACTGCGGGGTTGACACATCCCAATACGATTGAAATCTATGATTACGGTCATACGGAAGAGGGAACGTTCTATTATGTCATGGAGTTTTTGCCCGGCTTGAACCTGCAGGAAATAGTCGAGCGATTTGGCGTATTGCCTCCGGCACGGGTTGTCTACCTGTTGAAGCAGGTCTGTTCTGCGCTGGCGGAAGCACATCATAAAGGACTGATTCATCGAGATATCAAACCGGGCAATATCTTTTCAGCCGAGCGTGGCGGGCTGTACGATGTTGCCAAACTGCTGGATTTTGGACTAGTCAAGGATAATCGTTCGAATGTAGATTCGCTGAATCTCACAATGGAAGGTGCAGTCGTTGGGTCACCCCTTTATACCAGTCCTGAAGCAGTGACTGGAGATGGTACACCCGATCCCCGGTCCGATATTTATTCGCTGGGAGCCAGTGCCTACTACTTGTTGACGGGTAAACCCGTTTTCGATGGCGAAAATGCGTTGAAGGTCATCTTTGCCCATGCGAGTCAGGTAGTGATTCCTCCCACTTCAATTAATCCGCAGATCCCGGAAGAACTGGAAGCATTCATCTTGAAATGTCTGGAGAAAAAACCAGAGGATCGATACCAGAGTGCTGAAGAACTGAGCGCGGCATTGAAAACCTTGCCAGTTGATGATTGGACCCAGGAGCAGGCCATTGAATGGTGGTCTGAAGCAGAGCATCTGGTACAACTGGAACCGGATGTGGAGTACGCCTCGGACTACATGAAAGCCACAACGATTCTGCCTGTGAATGCCTGA
- the aceE gene encoding pyruvate dehydrogenase (acetyl-transferring), homodimeric type has translation MVEQTVTGAVPGVDPAELEEWFESLDDLIIRYGKERVKNVLAILQERAYRQGVTMPFTANTPYINTIPVDEQTPFPGNREIERRIKSIIRWNAMAMVVRANKYHDGIGGHISTYASAATLWEVGFNHFFHSRTEDHSGDVVYFQGHASPGVYARAFVEGRLTEENLERFRQELPRGGGLSSYPHPWLMPEFWQFPTVSMGLGPIMSIYHARFLRYLHNRGIMDTSKSKVWCFVGDGETDEPETLGAITLASREHLDNLIFVINCNLQRLDGPVRGNGKIIQELEAAFRGAGWNCIKVVWGSDWDPLLAEDEDGLLVKRMGEVIDGQYQKYVVEPGSYIREHFFGDNPELAKMAEHLSDDQLKRMKRGGHDPEKVYAAFNAAVNHTGSPTVILAKTIKGYGLGEAGEGRNIAHNVKKANEEELRDFRSRFGIPIRDEDVKDTPFYRPDENSPEMQYLQKKREELGGYLPKRTPTEERLETPTLESLDKFLTSMAGKKGSTTGAFGILLGNLLRDKVIGKRIVPIIPDEARTFGMEGLFKQCGIYASQGQLYEPVDRDQLMYYKEAKDGQILEEGINEAGAISSFIAAGTAYANQGVNMIPFYVYYSMFGFQRVGDLVWAAADSRTKGFMLGGTSGRTTLNGEGLQHQDGHSHVMASTVPTLLAYDPAYAFELAVIIQEGLRRMYQEGEEIFYYLSVYNENYEMAPMPEGDHVVEGIINGIYKFRAQEVEKPATSMRPQLFGSGPILREVLRAQEILAEQFNIATDVWSVTSYNQLARNVKDVERENRLHPDAEPQKSYLQTTFEGVAGPFIASSDNIKLVADQIREDIPGNYCVLGTDGFGRSETRESLRRHFEIDAENVVVATLVSLAEEGQFDKSKLPAIIKELGIDPEKVNPRLA, from the coding sequence ATGGTAGAACAGACAGTTACAGGTGCAGTGCCTGGAGTCGATCCGGCGGAACTCGAAGAATGGTTTGAATCGCTGGATGACCTCATCATCCGATACGGAAAAGAACGAGTCAAAAATGTATTGGCGATCCTGCAGGAACGCGCCTACCGTCAAGGCGTGACAATGCCCTTTACGGCCAACACACCTTACATCAATACCATTCCCGTTGACGAGCAGACACCGTTCCCCGGTAACCGTGAGATTGAACGACGCATCAAAAGCATCATCCGCTGGAATGCGATGGCCATGGTTGTGCGTGCCAACAAATACCATGACGGCATCGGCGGACACATCTCAACCTATGCTTCTGCTGCCACACTCTGGGAAGTGGGTTTCAACCACTTCTTCCATTCCCGGACGGAAGATCACTCCGGTGACGTTGTCTACTTTCAGGGACACGCTTCTCCAGGTGTCTACGCCCGCGCCTTCGTCGAAGGTCGTCTGACAGAAGAAAACCTGGAACGTTTTCGGCAGGAACTTCCCCGTGGCGGTGGATTGTCCTCCTACCCGCACCCCTGGCTGATGCCTGAATTCTGGCAGTTCCCTACTGTCTCCATGGGTCTGGGACCTATTATGTCCATTTACCATGCACGCTTTCTGCGTTATCTGCATAACCGTGGCATCATGGATACATCGAAATCCAAAGTCTGGTGTTTCGTCGGCGATGGAGAAACGGATGAACCCGAAACACTGGGCGCGATCACACTCGCATCCCGCGAACACCTTGACAACCTGATCTTTGTCATCAACTGCAACCTGCAGCGTCTGGATGGTCCCGTTCGTGGTAACGGTAAAATCATTCAGGAACTGGAAGCCGCCTTCCGTGGTGCCGGCTGGAACTGCATCAAAGTCGTCTGGGGCAGTGACTGGGATCCTCTGCTGGCTGAAGATGAAGATGGTCTGCTCGTGAAACGGATGGGGGAAGTCATCGACGGGCAGTACCAGAAGTACGTCGTCGAACCCGGTTCCTACATCCGCGAACACTTTTTCGGGGACAATCCCGAACTGGCTAAAATGGCAGAACACCTGTCTGATGACCAGCTCAAACGCATGAAACGTGGCGGTCATGATCCAGAAAAAGTTTATGCCGCTTTTAACGCTGCTGTAAACCACACTGGCTCCCCCACCGTAATCCTGGCGAAAACCATCAAAGGCTACGGTCTGGGTGAAGCAGGCGAAGGCCGCAACATCGCTCACAATGTGAAAAAGGCTAACGAAGAAGAACTGAGAGATTTCCGATCTCGGTTTGGTATCCCCATTCGCGATGAAGACGTCAAAGACACCCCCTTCTATCGACCGGATGAAAACAGTCCCGAAATGCAGTATCTGCAGAAAAAACGGGAAGAACTGGGTGGTTATCTCCCCAAGCGCACGCCCACCGAAGAACGGTTGGAAACTCCAACTCTGGAATCGCTCGATAAATTCCTGACAAGTATGGCAGGGAAAAAAGGCTCCACCACCGGTGCTTTCGGCATCCTGCTGGGTAACCTGCTGAGAGACAAAGTGATTGGCAAACGCATTGTACCCATCATTCCGGATGAGGCCCGTACTTTCGGGATGGAAGGCCTCTTCAAACAGTGTGGGATCTATGCCAGCCAGGGACAACTGTATGAGCCGGTCGACCGCGATCAGTTGATGTACTACAAAGAAGCGAAAGATGGACAGATCCTGGAAGAAGGCATCAATGAAGCAGGAGCCATCTCCTCGTTCATAGCAGCTGGTACTGCCTATGCCAACCAGGGCGTCAATATGATTCCCTTCTATGTCTATTATTCCATGTTTGGTTTCCAACGTGTCGGCGACCTGGTCTGGGCCGCCGCCGATTCCCGTACCAAAGGCTTTATGCTCGGCGGTACTTCCGGGAGAACCACTCTCAATGGAGAAGGTCTGCAGCACCAGGACGGACACAGTCACGTCATGGCTTCCACAGTACCAACACTCCTGGCATACGATCCTGCTTATGCTTTTGAGCTGGCAGTTATCATCCAGGAAGGTCTGCGTCGCATGTATCAGGAAGGTGAAGAGATCTTCTATTACCTCTCCGTCTATAATGAAAACTACGAAATGGCACCGATGCCCGAAGGCGATCATGTCGTCGAAGGTATCATTAACGGAATTTACAAGTTCCGTGCTCAGGAAGTCGAAAAACCGGCTACTTCGATGCGGCCTCAACTGTTTGGTAGTGGTCCCATCCTGCGTGAAGTACTGCGGGCCCAGGAAATTCTGGCGGAACAGTTTAATATCGCGACAGACGTCTGGAGTGTCACCAGCTACAACCAGCTGGCCCGTAATGTGAAAGACGTGGAACGTGAGAACCGGCTGCACCCGGATGCTGAGCCACAGAAATCGTATCTGCAAACGACATTTGAAGGAGTTGCAGGTCCCTTTATCGCTTCCAGCGATAACATTAAACTCGTCGCCGACCAGATCCGTGAGGACATCCCTGGAAATTACTGTGTCCTGGGAACCGATGGCTTCGGTCGCAGTGAAACCCGTGAATCACTCAGACGTCATTTTGAAATTGATGCAGAAAATGTAGTGGTCGCGACACTGGTCTCTTTAGCCGAAGAAGGCCAGTTCGATAAATCAAAACTACCTGCCATCATCAAAGAACTGGGAATCGATCCAGAGAAAGTAAATCCTCGGCTCGCTTAA
- a CDS encoding sigma-70 family RNA polymerase sigma factor — protein MYSTSMADFLQEDSFSQLGERAILADQSKSCQCELLAVKKAARMRKVCVTRELQKRAEQIYATEIEYVYSERFENNAASDEILQPLQNLCAALNTDSDYELSEFDFQQAQLYAVPLLDKEQEVILFRGMNYLKYRAEKLKSQIDLKSPCIGLLDRIEQKLKDARRLRNYIIQANLRLVVSIAKNLTDRANLFEDIVSDGHLPLIRAVEIFDVDRGNRFSTYGTWAVRNFLFRTTKKGRKYRKTFLNGAETLALGLSDIRSTMRSHETYHQNIDDVLQKVLHTLDEREQVILKRRFGLAQSDTPEKFREIAEDLGVSTERVRQLTIRSLQRMREAIEEQKLEIPDIPEIL, from the coding sequence ATGTACAGTACATCCATGGCTGATTTCCTGCAGGAAGATTCATTCTCCCAACTGGGTGAGCGGGCGATTCTTGCAGACCAGTCGAAGTCCTGTCAGTGTGAATTGCTGGCCGTCAAAAAAGCAGCCCGCATGAGGAAGGTCTGCGTCACGCGTGAGCTTCAGAAACGAGCTGAGCAGATTTATGCGACTGAGATCGAATACGTCTACAGTGAGCGTTTTGAGAATAATGCCGCCAGCGATGAAATTCTGCAACCACTTCAGAATTTGTGTGCAGCACTCAATACGGATTCAGACTACGAATTGTCGGAGTTTGATTTCCAGCAGGCACAGCTGTATGCAGTCCCTCTGCTGGATAAAGAACAGGAAGTCATACTCTTTCGTGGTATGAACTACCTCAAATACCGTGCTGAGAAATTGAAGTCACAGATTGATCTCAAATCTCCCTGCATCGGTCTGTTAGACCGGATTGAACAAAAGCTGAAAGACGCGCGGCGTCTTAGAAATTACATCATTCAGGCCAATCTGCGTCTGGTGGTCTCGATCGCTAAAAATCTGACGGATCGCGCTAACCTGTTCGAAGATATCGTCAGCGATGGCCATCTGCCGCTGATTCGGGCCGTGGAGATATTTGATGTCGATCGTGGTAACCGGTTCAGTACCTACGGGACCTGGGCAGTGCGTAATTTTCTGTTTCGGACTACAAAAAAAGGGCGAAAATACCGCAAAACCTTTTTGAATGGTGCGGAAACTCTGGCGCTGGGATTGAGCGATATCCGTTCGACAATGCGGTCACATGAAACCTACCATCAGAACATTGACGATGTTTTGCAGAAGGTATTACACACTCTGGATGAACGGGAACAGGTCATTCTGAAACGTCGGTTTGGTCTTGCGCAATCAGACACACCCGAAAAATTTCGTGAGATTGCAGAAGACCTGGGCGTCAGTACCGAACGGGTTCGACAGTTGACAATCCGGTCACTGCAGCGAATGCGGGAAGCGATAGAGGAACAAAAGCTGGAAATACCGGATATTCCGGAAATCCTTTGA
- a CDS encoding pseudouridine synthase: protein MSPDSDPQTQPEEPSVDDESHLIRLQKFLAATGLGSRRHCEEYIETGRVSVDGDVITELGAKIDPETQFIEVDGERVRLQPRRYYLLNKPSGFLCTNNDPAGRRRVVDLFPNDGQRLFTVGRLDENSEGLILVTNDGELAQRLAHPRYRVARTYHVQVVGNPPREKLDELRKGVRFKEGVFRVSGLKYLKKQGKSAFLELTLHEGQNREIRRMMARIGHKVIQLVRIRFGPLNLGKLKTGESRRLSDTELKKLRQLLNEKHSPDIRHRKGKKNAAPAKTRAPRKSVGKRSGERGAAAGKSVSERISGGKKTGGKRSVSTGRKPAADSSKPKTTGRRIIGDVAEKRTRQGKRK from the coding sequence ATGAGTCCCGATTCCGATCCGCAAACCCAGCCCGAAGAACCCTCAGTCGATGACGAGAGTCACCTGATCCGATTACAGAAGTTTCTGGCTGCCACAGGTCTGGGCTCCCGGCGTCATTGCGAAGAATATATCGAAACCGGGCGCGTGAGCGTTGATGGCGATGTTATCACGGAGTTAGGGGCGAAGATCGATCCGGAGACGCAGTTCATCGAAGTAGATGGCGAGCGTGTTCGACTGCAGCCACGTCGTTATTATCTGCTGAATAAACCATCCGGGTTTCTCTGTACCAATAACGACCCTGCCGGCAGGAGACGGGTGGTTGATCTGTTTCCGAATGACGGTCAGCGGTTGTTTACCGTGGGGCGACTGGATGAAAACAGTGAAGGGTTGATCCTGGTAACCAATGATGGCGAACTGGCCCAGCGGCTGGCGCATCCCCGGTATCGTGTTGCTCGCACTTATCATGTGCAGGTGGTGGGTAACCCGCCACGCGAAAAACTGGACGAACTTCGGAAAGGAGTTCGTTTTAAAGAAGGCGTGTTTCGGGTCTCTGGTCTCAAGTATCTCAAAAAACAGGGTAAGAGCGCCTTTCTTGAATTAACGCTGCATGAAGGACAGAATCGTGAAATTCGTCGCATGATGGCGCGAATCGGTCACAAGGTCATCCAACTGGTGCGGATCCGCTTTGGCCCATTGAATCTGGGAAAACTCAAAACTGGGGAATCCCGGCGCTTGAGTGACACGGAGTTGAAAAAATTACGACAATTGTTAAATGAGAAACATTCTCCGGACATCCGTCACCGTAAGGGGAAGAAAAATGCCGCTCCTGCGAAAACGCGGGCGCCTCGTAAATCTGTGGGTAAACGATCAGGGGAACGGGGGGCAGCTGCTGGTAAATCTGTTTCAGAGAGAATTTCAGGCGGAAAAAAGACGGGGGGAAAACGATCCGTTTCCACGGGGCGAAAACCTGCAGCAGACTCCTCGAAACCGAAAACAACAGGACGTAGAATCATCGGCGATGTTGCGGAAAAACGGACACGTCAAGGAAAGCGAAAATGA
- a CDS encoding Ldh family oxidoreductase, whose product MPVISAQSLQNFTESLLLKGGANEEEARIVSHSLVDANLLGHDSHGVMRLPFYLGRVKEGILKAGEKLQILNETPAAITGDGCWGFGQTVMHDLMNRLIEKAGTLGVSCGTLKRASHIGRLGEYAEMAAAKGMASIICANTHGSAPRVAPVGGKRPRLGTNPICIGMPGGAEGPFVLDFGTSATAEGKVRIKKIAGEQVPPGLILDPDGNPTTDPNMLYGDPPGTILPMGGDQAYKGFGLSFMVEMLCGALSGGQCAFPDPPPPQGNCVFVVVIDPGHLGGQNHLMNEISNLEKYVRSVPLKEGISEVFLPGDPEKKTAATRKTSGISLDKGNWEALSNLAAELGVPVPEVQG is encoded by the coding sequence GTGCCCGTTATCTCAGCTCAGTCTCTGCAAAACTTTACCGAATCTCTCCTGCTCAAGGGAGGCGCGAACGAAGAAGAAGCGCGGATCGTCTCCCATAGTCTGGTCGACGCCAATCTGCTGGGTCACGACTCCCACGGCGTGATGCGTCTTCCCTTTTATCTGGGACGCGTGAAAGAAGGAATCCTGAAAGCAGGTGAGAAACTGCAGATTCTCAACGAAACTCCCGCAGCGATTACCGGTGACGGCTGCTGGGGATTTGGTCAGACCGTCATGCACGATCTGATGAATCGTTTGATTGAAAAAGCGGGAACACTGGGCGTTTCCTGTGGCACACTGAAACGTGCTTCACACATCGGTCGCCTGGGAGAATATGCAGAAATGGCTGCCGCCAAAGGGATGGCATCCATCATCTGCGCTAATACACACGGCTCTGCCCCCCGCGTTGCTCCGGTAGGGGGAAAGCGACCTCGACTGGGTACCAACCCCATCTGTATCGGCATGCCCGGCGGTGCAGAAGGTCCTTTCGTACTTGACTTCGGTACATCAGCCACTGCAGAAGGTAAAGTTCGCATCAAAAAGATTGCAGGTGAACAGGTTCCTCCCGGACTGATTCTGGACCCCGATGGAAATCCAACAACTGACCCCAACATGCTCTACGGTGATCCTCCAGGCACGATTCTCCCTATGGGCGGAGACCAGGCATATAAAGGCTTCGGACTCTCTTTCATGGTAGAAATGCTCTGCGGTGCGCTCTCAGGCGGACAATGTGCCTTTCCTGACCCGCCACCACCACAGGGAAACTGTGTGTTCGTTGTGGTCATCGATCCCGGCCACCTGGGAGGCCAGAACCATCTGATGAACGAAATTAGCAATCTGGAGAAATACGTCAGAAGCGTCCCTCTCAAAGAGGGAATCAGTGAGGTCTTCCTGCCAGGCGATCCGGAAAAGAAAACCGCGGCCACACGCAAAACATCAGGGATCTCTCTGGACAAAGGAAACTGGGAAGCCTTATCCAATCTTGCTGCCGAACTGGGTGTTCCTGTACCAGAAGTCCAGGGATAG